Sequence from the Euwallacea similis isolate ESF13 chromosome 23, ESF131.1, whole genome shotgun sequence genome:
TGGgactgaaaatattaaattggcCAAAACTGCGAAGTCCATCAGGTATTTACTGAAAAACCGTTCGGCGCCTGACGAATATGAACACCGTcatcacattttaattaaaaaattattttcgtgACACAGAGTCCGGTTCTGTGATGGAGCTGTGACGTGGCGGGACTGATGTGTTTGAACTGACTGTTAAACGTAGGCACCTAATATCAGGGGCTGCTCCAAAATTATTGGTAATACTTTCAAGTTAACGTTCTTTAGCTTTGTTACGAAGTTTTACGATTTTATAAAGATCCTTGACCTCTTGATACGTCACTGGAAATCTCGTGTTTTGTTGAAGACTTGTTCGATGTCTCTTCGGCGAGATTTTCACCAACGACCACTTTGTTGAACGAAGACGAACACTTTCTTGAAATGCGCCTTCTTATAGacggcaataaatttttaaaaatttcttgataCGCCATTGACGAACGCCATTTTCAGATGAATCTCCGTTGAAAATGTGGgagaacaattattttttgcaataatgcAGGACCATCCCTATTGATAAATTAGAACAATACATATATCCTTATTATCCTCgtatgaaattgaaaaaaagaaatacgataaaaaagttgatgtttcggtacgccactgatgaacgctattttaagataaaacgTCTCAATTCTTCAAAATGGCGGGAAATAAAATACTCTAAAGCCATAAAGCAGGGGCGTCTCTGAAGTAGTTGATAAATTAGAACAACCCTTAACTAGGAAGTTTCGGAGCAAATTCTTGTTTTCAAGGAACGCTATACCGGAAACCCtaattttaaagtgaaagaaatttcaaaataacattCTTTAGCAAAGAGATTTCGattgaaattacaaattttacgAAATCCTGGAGCTTTACGTCATTGGAACCCTCAACTTTAACCTGATAAATTGctacatatttaaaaacaaaatttgatataattaTCCCAAATCAGAGGCGTTTCCAAATGGgttgagaattaaaaaatacacacTTTGATTAGACTAAAGggttaaatttcaataataggTATAGTCTCTTGTATGAGggtaattataataattttaaaaaatgtcgaCCTCTTGATACGCCACTGATAAACAGCATTTTAATCAGATTTAATATCTTTTGCAGCGGAGCTAATAGTGCCATTAAATGCATCAATTGAAGGTACGAACTATACTCCATATTGTTGTTCTGCTCTTCTTTGCAGTCCTGGATCAGGATCTTTTGGGATGTGCGTATTTCAGTTGAGGATCTGAGTGGATTTACCCCATGGTAAAATTGCTTTTGCAATGCAATGTCAATGgaaataaattcttatttacTTGTTTTCTCCCAATAAAGATCAGTAAAGTGGTTCTGGccccaatttaaatttataggaGCTGTAGATAAAGTCGAATTATAGGAGAGAGCGGAAAAACGACAGGTCTGTATTAGATTTCAGGAAAGAATTGCCGGCTGACACCTTATTTGCACTTCATCTCGATGAATCCGAAAGCTACCATTTGAATTTCCAATACTGTGTGGGACAATAGAGAAATTTCAATGAATGGCTTCGAAAATATCGACCGCAATTCTAGTTTAAGCAAGAGGGAATTACACCCTTTAAAGCAGCAAGGGGTGCCCGgattaaaaaacttacccctcgagattaatttaaaacgcGAACTAGCCTGAACATTTCACTAACTTGATATAGGCCTGAAAACCCAGAATAAACCTATTCCGCCttaatcattaaattttagctTATAGAGAAGCCCAAGTTTCGTTGAAaagaagtttttgaaaattatcgacaaattttcaaaattcatgttttttttggaaaacggtGTAATTCACCTTAAAACATAGTAATAAACTAAAGTTATTTTGGTTTCaagatttcaataaattttgcaaatttttggtAATTAGTATAGTCTTGAGCAAGCATATAATGAACGTTATCATCTACGATGGAGGAGGTTGCGACAAGAGCGAAGCGAGTGACGCAATTGCCCCTAGGGGACAATGTGCACTATATGCAAGTATAATGCTCCACTTTATCTACAGGGTCCACGGCTCAATATAAGTACTTTccgcaaatttattaaaaataccgATTACATAATTCTGTTATAAGGagctattattatttactttttaatgcTAAGTCTTCTCTCAGGGCTTTGTTGTTGCTCGGTTTACTTCTAGGGCTTGACAGGGATTTATATGAGCCAACTTGAGGAAAATTTTTGCCATGGAGTTTATGACTAACAGAGTTTATTGCTAATATAGTGAATTCTCAGAAACCAATGATTTTGAGCGTGAATGATGAACTCATTATTAATTCGACAACATTTATCGCACTGTTAGGGTTAATAGGCCATATCATGTGGTCACAAACCGATTTAAAATTACCACGTATCCGGGTTGTACGCTTCTAGAGCTCAACCATgaggatctcggtaaccataaaaggtcggttaaatttgggaaaaattgcGCAATTGGGGTTCAGAAATATGTAGTCCAGGTTAGTGTTTCCCGTTGTTCGCCGTCTTTTTGGTTTGCACCTGGCACAGTTCAGAGGTTTTATAAAAAGTAGCCTTTCTTTTCAACATAATCGCAAtataaatttgctattttcgTGTTATTACAACGAAAGCTGATAGCTCGTCATAAACTACACTCTGAATAGGTAAATTACtcattaaacttttattaccCAAGAAATATTctgatgaatattttaaaacttctgTCAGCGAGGCGGTGCCAGGGTTACTAAGGCGTTAATGAGAATTGCCAAAGAAAAGTTCCTAAATGCGcacttttgcaattttagtTTCGGTGCCCTAACAAGTGAAAGTCGTTAAaagttacataaataaataggCCATTTAGTGTTCGTTTTGGACGGAAATTTGTTTAGTTAGTTTTGAGACATTACTTGAGCCATATTGTCTGAATCAATTCGGAACGGTTTCTTAGAGGGATGCCAAACAAAGACAGCGCATAATTGCACGGTACATTTTCATCTTCGGAGTTTCAGCGGAAATTCGAGATTTCGGAAAGCAAATAAGCCTCtcgaaaggaaaatatttactcCATTTGGCAGAATAAGACTAATGATACcattaaacttaaaaagtgGCTACGTAAGGCCCTTTTTTCGGCTGAAATCGCCGAGATGGAAGTCTAGGTTctttttagtgttttgttaATTATCCGGGCCCGAAGGCGCGATCGTTTTACTGGTTAAATTTCGCGGAAAGTGAAGCTGGCACTTGAGTCAATTTAACTCATATTTCCAGTTCTTTCGGTTTATCTTGGGTTCTCCCTTTTCGGGCCTCGGGGCCGAATCGGcgataaaacataaaaatcaattccTAAATCCTTTAAAATTCAGTGTGACGTCAAATTCTATTCAAGACCCAAGTGTCACTTTGCGAGAGTATAACTTGGTCACCAGGGAATCCCCGTATGCCAGACGAAAGGCATTTTGTGCGAATTTGCTTGCAATAGATTCGGCACAATCCCCAGTTTGATAACTGCGACTCAAGCCGCCCTTATTCCCCGCCCTTATTTTGTTTGTCAGTCCTGATTCTGTTTTTCGAAGAGTTTGAACATTTTCGCAACCAAAGCTTGTTTCATTGCGATAATAACAGCCTTTAGGGGAATTCAACGTTCTCAATTTGCGTTCATTTAGAGAAACACAGAAATATAGACGCATTACTTTTAACGTGCAGTGGTATTTCACTCGAATAATTACAAAAGCAATCTCTCATAGTGCTGAAATAAAGCGAAATTGAGCGAAAAAAGAATTATCTTCCACAACGTGCCGTGTCCTTTTTCCGCGTGGATGCTTTTAGTGTAAATGGACTTTTAGAGGGCAAATTTGGAATAAATAGGTTGCTTACAGCTTAAAATTTATGCAGGAATTCGGCCAgagattaaatgaaaatttcattaaccTCTAGACTGCAGCTCAAATCTACAAAACAAACAGAGAGTGGTAAAAACTCCGGGTAATTCAtgctttaaaaaagttctaGGCTTTtaggttaaataaaaaattgcacatttCAAGTGTAGAAAAGGTCAAATTAGCCTGAAATAGCAGGaattaggttagttcaggttgtgCTGGGGGTCAAAGACCTATCCTCACCTCCACGCGGTGAACCCTGGATGAACCCTCCTCCGAGTCCGGGTAATCAACCCCGAAGGAGGGCGAGGGTGGTAACGTGCGTCGAAGGCAGAAGGATGGATTGTCAATGGGTGAAACTGGGGAGTACCTGCACGCGGGCCTGACGATGAAACGATCTATTGCACCATCAGAAACCAGCCCTTGGGGCAAACACGACAGGGCAGGCCATAGGAAGTCAAGACAAGATGATGAAGGCGTCGAACCCCCAAGGACGGCTACATTAGTATGGATGCCACGACGCGAAGAGGAGTATTTCAGGAGAAATTGCGAACGTGCAGGAACAATATCTATTGCCGAAGAAAGAAGCAAAAAGTTCTGTCGAATGTATACACCAGGATTGGACGGATGGAACCGCAAGAACATACAAAAAGTTATTGGAAGGAGGAAGAGTGGCGTTGCCTCGCAAATTGAAAGAATCCAAATCGATCATGTGGAGATAAGAAGAAGTCACGAAGTCTTCTCGAGTACACGAAAAAAAGTACTACAGGACCCAAATGACCCAAAGGGAGGGTAGATGTTCTAAAAATATCACAGATGAGGAGAGTTCGAACTCAACTAGCAGAAGACTAGTGGAGTAGATAGAAGCTACTCGCAATCCTCTTCGACCCTGACGATATATCCTTCAGAGACAGGTCCGGAGTCGGAGAGGGTTCTTTAATCGCGAGGATATGCCCTTCGGAGAATTTCACACTGTTCGGCCGTCAGAACATTAGGCCGGGTGTCTTTGgaagattttcctcgtgaCGAGAAAAAGTTTTTGCGGAGATGGCTTGGCTCACTGTATGAGTGGGCTTTAAATTCGGGATTCTGAGAAATCCTTATTTGAGGGAGTAGAGATAATGCAAACAACACATTCTTCGAGTGCAAGAGATGGACCATTAATTGACAAATGACAAAAAAGAGAGCCACAAAACTCGTAGCTGCAACGATAAGAGACGAAAAGggaccaataaaaaaatatagaaaccGTTCACTAAACATGGATGCAGTATTGAGAAAAAGAGCAAAGTCCACCCCCTCCTCGAAGCAATGCTGCTCGGCGGTCCCCGAGGGACGCCAGGATGAGTCCAGGAAGGGTAGTTTAGTGGATAAAACCAGGACGTTTCCATCTTATAGCCACTTCAGTTCTTTCAATTTGGATCCATTCCAGACTCAGGTATTCGAACAGCCAGACTCAGGTATTCGTAAATTCTTCAGCAATCTAATTTCTAGAAATCCGCTGGAATTGCTTTTCCTTGAAATACGAATGCCATTTCCAGGCGGTTTCTAGATTTTAATATcatgaaaaacaaatatctGCGTGCCATTTCGGTCTTTCAGGAATATCTTGGGATTCATTCCAGAAAGAATTATGGTTGGATAGTTTAGTATATGTGAGGATCCAGTAACTACAAATTCTTAAGCGGTGAAGCCTTGCTGTTTGAACTGTAGATCCGCTTCCAGATAGGTTCAggatttttacttaaaaatacaCCTGAATACTGAAAATCAAGATGCGTCTTTGAGTTGCTCATAATTATGATTTTGTGACTCATTGGGATAAACTGTTCTAGAACTGAAGCGATATGAGTCGCagtaaaccatttttttactatGCGATTTCATGCGCTGTGTTCAATAGCCGAATGAACAGGCCTAGAAGGGGCTCCCAAGGTGCTTTTACTTTTCGTTGAAATTCAAGGAGTTTTAGCAATATTGTCAGTTGGTTACACATAAAACACTggttgttttcaaattatccACTCGGCTGATACTGAGTAATACATTACGAGCCAAAGGTCAGCAACGCGTTCAATTAAAGCAATCTTTGTTGTCTGGGTCTGTGTAGTAATATTCATAGAAATTATTCTTTATAATGAAGAAATAGTTCTTATCAACAAACTCGGTTTAAGTCTGCATGACAGTCTATAAAAGACCTGATTAATGTTAGGAAGGCgattccagagaaaaatctGGCAAAAAGCttattattttagatttcaCAGCTTTGCCTCAACCCCTAGGAAAATGATTTCGACCaggaaaattgttaataataacaacGCCCCCCGGCCCATAGCTCCTTATAAGTAAGTCTATGTAATTTCTTCAGTCCAAAAATTTCTAGTCAAAATTTCTAGTCAAGCTGTAATACTGGATTCCACCGTATATGTCTCAGGCTGCTTAGGGCTGGATAAGGACACAATGAAGCTGGTAAGTGGGGATGTATGTGCAGAAACAAGACAAGCTCTTAGGAACTTAGGGCAGATTCTCCAAGCCGCAGAATCCTCTTTTGATAGAGTGATTAAGAGCACGATTTTCATGAGGGATATCAACGATTTTGTAGCTATCAACGAGGTTTACAAGGAATGTGAGTACGTTTTAATTTGTTGAGTAGTTAAGCTTTCTTGCGACCTTTCAAAGTGCTGGGGTGGAATGCTCGTAATTCACCGGGAGAggcagtaaaattttaatttaataataaaaatgaggCTTCAAGTTCAATTTAGGAGGGCGTTGAGAATAGGTTTAGCACTCGTCCTGGCTCTCgtaaaaattttttgctttataattATCTGTTTTAGTATTTATCAAAGATTTCCCTGCCAGATCTGCGGTGCAAGTGGGCAAACTGCCTCTGAACGCGAAAGTTGAGATAGAAGTTATCGCAGCTGTGGGAACCGTTAAAACAATATGCTGTAAACATTAATTATACCTGCACTTTCTGCTGCTAATATTTATAAGTCCAATGCTAATGATCATATATGTTTCCTATGATTCgccataattattataaaaaatttcagttttccgTAATGCGTACCCAGCGAGGAGTGCGATCCAAGTGGCGAAGCTGCCCATGGACGCCAGGGTAGAAATTGAGGTTGTGGCTGCCGTGGGGGAGGTTAAGACCGTTGAGGCGAAGTTGTAGTAATGAGGGATGATGGATATTGTGCCAGTTTTGTTGTGTGATTGAATGAAGAGTCGTAGTTATAAGTTTCTTATGTATTTTCTTATCTGTCCTCTTGCCGAACTGATCTTTGCGACTGTTGGTAGGTTCATAATATTCAGTAACACACTGGAAGCTCCAATGGAAAGAATGTAGTTtgctgaattttaaaaaatcgcgtcaaaaactcaatttcatttaaaaaacattgacGAAAACCGATGAAGGTAGTGATAGAAAAAATGGACTTTTCCAGATTTGAAgagaataatttcaaaaatctcctAAAAAGGCATTAAGGACGTGCTTTTGTCAATCTTAATATTACTCGAAAACTAAGACGGATAGCTATAGGAATTTTATTGCGTAAATTAATCTCAATGAGTAGGAAATTCCAGATATTGGATAATATACGGGGTGATCTATAGGAAAAAGTAGAACTTTAGTGTtccaaacaaacaaaaatggttTTTCCACATTTGGTATTAGGAAAACTTAAGTTTCTTGATAACTCATAAAGTTAGCTATAGGAATGtgtattaagaaatatttatttgagaCTGATTCGTCTATgatattcaataatatacacagtggttttaagaaaatatcgaGTTTATAATGCTTTAAGATGGTCGTGCACTAAAAACTGccgttaaaaataattgaaaatgtgctttttttaattctgataaTATTatactaaaactaaaaacGATCAGTATAGGAATTTTTATAGgtaaattttcgaataattgttaaaattaatgcctttttttgagaaattgtgAAATGCACTTCAAAACATACTAACagaataaagttattttggttgagagattttaataaattttgcaaatttttgataatatagTATTGGGCAAGCATATAATGAACGTTATCATCTACAATGTAGAAGATGTGGCAAGCGCGAAGCGAGTGAGGTAATTGCCATGAGAGGACAATGTGTATTATATGACAGCATAATGCTGGCATATAATGCTCTATCCACAGAGTCCTAAGCTAAATATCAGTATTTTCCGCAAATTTGCTAAAAACCTTATTACATAATTTCGTTATAAGAGGCTACTGTTACTAAGTTTTTAATGCTAAGTATTTTCCTAGAGCTTTGTTGTTTCCTAGTTTACCTCTAGGCCTTGACAGGGTTTGGCATTACTCAATTTGAAgagaatttctaatatttttgatatggaGTTTGTTATAACAGAGTTTATTGCTAATGGAGTTAATTCTCAGAAACCAATCATTTGGAGCGTGAATGATGGATTCATTATTCGCGCTCGACAACATTTATTGCACTCTAGGGGTTAATAGACCTTATGATATGTTCacaaacacatttaaaattactacaCATACAGAGTGTCCATTTCTGGTCAGTTATGAGGATCTCAGCaatcataaaagatacgaAGTTGGTTAAATTGCTAAAACATGTCTATGATATTCAATAATGTACACCAGTgcctttgaaaaaaaagggtTTGCAAGGTTTAAAGATGATCGCGCCAAAAACTTCTGTTAAAAATCGTTTGAAAACGTGCTTTTATTGACTCTAATGTTATACGTAAACTAAAAACGATCAGTATAGAAATTTCTATAAGCAAATTGACGTTAGTGAGCagcaaatagaaaaaagtgcTTAATAAACGAGGTGTTCTATATGAAAAGGGTAGTTAAAAAGTATAGTTTTAAGGTCTCAAACATAGTGAAAGTTATTGTCCAAAATTCGGAAAATGTGTGTCTATGAAAGCTAAAACGACTCAGGGTGTACTACAGGGTGTACCATGAAAAATATCTAGCTATCACGACTctctgaaaaatttgaaaattctttgaaaaagcattaaaaatggGTCAAACACTTGCCCATGATGAAACTTGACTTTAAGACAAGTCAAAGAGGGAAAGAGCTACCTACAGCATCTCCACCTACATCCATCCAGCCAACTTTCCTATTTCCCCCAAACCTTCAACcacaatttaaagcaaatttgacAGTAAGTTTAATTGACGAAAAAGCATTTTCCGGTCCTGCTTACTTTGAAAACAAAGCCTTTAATGATGGCTTTCATCAAAGCCAAAGGAATGTTAATAGTGCCATTTAAACCATGTTTTGAGGCATTGAAAAAACTGTCTCCCAGGCTTAAGGttgtaaaaatacataaataattgaCTTAATGggttttgtaattaaaaacaaataccGATTCCGTCATTGTTTCGAGGAATGAGGTTTTTCACTTAACTTTAAAAACTGAGGGAAGACAAAGTGGTTCAACACGTGAATAATCCGGTTAAATTTCTCCGTTTTATTGAATATTCGCAGCCAGATAAAAGCAACAAAGCAGAGGGAAGCTATAAAGCTATTGAATCCGATactgttaaattatttagagCCGAATAATCGATCACcgttttaaagtttgtttGCATTGCATCTACGTGGCATCATAAATCCACCCCAAAAAGCCAATTTACCGAGCTCGTCAGCATCTTCTTGTGTAATAAAACAGAGCGAAACAAAcactaaaattaataagatCTAATCGGACATGCAAATAAAGGTGAACTTAATTACGAAGTAAAAGTAGAGTAAATATCGTTTTATCGTCCCAGCAGCAGGGCCCTGCTTGTCCGACAGATAACCGCGATGAATATGGAACAGGCCCTGCAGGAAACGCTTAGACCGTTCCAGGAAACAGGGACGTACTTGTAGCCATATATTTTCTGGATGGGGCGAATGTGTCCGGGGCAGATGTTTCTTATCGTTATCGTTGGAGTGAGAATTGCTTGTGCAATTTTCTGGAATTGTGCAACAGATTATTGAGAAAGATGCATGTTAAAACGAGGTTTACAGCAGCTTAAAGTCACCGTTTTCCATGAGAATGTCCCGGCATTATTACACGATATGAAATTCCAGAGACCTAAAGGCAAGGGCGGACTATGCACTGGACAGCAAataagacttaaaaaaaacattttttctttcggCGTTTGCTGGTAAAAGCGTTTTATGAATCACACTGTATGTGGGAAGTTCGGCTCGATGTCTTATCCCCAGATTCGTCATTGGCCGCTAGATAGTGGGTAATTTGAAACACATGGCTTTGAAGCCAGTAAAGACAGGGCAGTACATATCACCATTTTCTTTAAGTAAGAATTAGTCCACGAACCAAAtggaagagaaaaaattgtaaaattaccGGGTTGTAATCGGCTGTGATACgacaatgatttttaaaatatgcttGCTGAGTGATGTATAAATGATgcaaatattcatttaaatgcAGTAAAAAACAGAAATGTGCCGGACGTGTTTTGAAGTCAAGGacagaaaaaatagaaaataaggGAAAATTGTATGGTCAAACTACGAAATTTTTTGCTGCATACGTGCGGTAAAGCGCCATTTCCAGCTCGCAAATTCGGGCAGTAAAGCTGCTTTAGCGCGGGCTTGAAGGAGAACATTGTTACGCAAGCCGACATTTAACTGAGCTTATAGAAgacaagaaataaaaattcggtTGCTGATCGAATTTGGCTTCGTGTCTTTGATATATTGGTATCCAGAAGGGAATacaagttaataaaattacctaaggtttatgatattaaatttggaaaatttgtgaaaattctGAGAAATCGAGTATACGCCACTGGTGTCGATCACTGAGGTCATCAAGGATGTATCGACACGGAAACCAGGAGGAAAATAATGATAacaggaattttcgaaaattgttgGGTTTTAAAACATTGTGATAAACCAATCAGGCGCTGTATATCGAATACTGCAAACATGGACCTGTTTACTCAATCACCTCAATCTTGATCATTCAGGCCTATTTGACCCCAGTTTGACCACTGCCTTAGGGGCcaataaatcaaattgaaGAGATTTCTCTGCTAAAGCCTTATGTTGAAAGGTGTCATCTTAAGGTAAcagctaaaaataaaaattcttgcaGCGATCAAAAATGTAGTGCGATCTGGATTATCCAAGATTCGTCCAAAATTGAGGACCATATGGGATCAAAATTTGGGTTCGGCTGGAAGGCGATGCATATGAAATTCCATCGATAATTTATCATCACCTAAGAGAGCCATCGGGCCTTAGAAAGCGCATGTAAAAGCTCAGACTTGGTTTCACCTTTCGAAATTTCGAGATGAAAGGTAGTGTGTAATAACAGGGGGCCGAATGTGAAGTTTCCAGGATGTAGTCGATCCAAATGCAGCGTAAATGGGCTTCAGAGCCGAATGCCAAACTAAACGTTTCAATGTAAATATATACAACTCATCATTTTAACAGTTCGCAGTAGGAACTAGGGAAAACTTCCTAAAAGCGCGTTTCctgttttcaatttatgtcTACGACTCCGAAGGTAGATATTCGAATTTCAATGCAGcgaatatgaaattttgtggatgaatatttttatcgcATGTTAATAGATTTCCTCACTGCCGAATTTAAAAGTCGATAATGATTCTCGGGGCTCTTAGAATTGTGGCAGCTATCCACATTAAGGCCCCAATCAAAATTTGCGTAATTTTCCCGGACGAAAAGCGGACGGAGATTAGAAAATAAACGGGCAACCAAATTCGAAACTTTGTAATGGATTCCGGTGCCCTTTCGCCTGTCATCATCAAAGTGAGAAAACTCGGTCCCATTTAATCTGCATAAAAATGTGTAGGTAATCTGTTGCGAAAAGTCGACTTAATTTTATGACGTAAAGTAACGGGCTCGACCGCAAAAgattaaacaacaaacaaaacagGTTGAAACTTTGATCCTTTCGTCCGGGAGCAAGGCAGGAAACGGCCGCGCGACCCGGAATAATCCAGAGGACTTAACGACTAGAAAAGGATGTTTTGGCGGCCGTTATTTGCAACCTGAAAAGAGACACTTGAGGAATTCGGAACAGGGCTTGATTAAGGGCCGTTATAGCAATTAATCACCTCATACAGCACACACCATCACCACGTGCGTACCTTCAAAACAGGAAGCACTTTTCTCTCATTCAGATGTCTCGAGCGATTCGCATCCAGCCCACCATTGCCTCACTCTAaactaaatcaaaatttttcaaaatatcgaGGACTTTTACTGTACAGGCGGATTAGAGTTTTTTAAGATGTAGCAAGTTTGCCGATTCATATTTTGTGTATTCTATTTAAACGTTTGTCGTTGCTTGATCTATCTTGAAACTGTGCTCAGTACGCCCCTGTTTTTGCAGGCTTTAAATCCATGGTTTTTCAAACTGCAGAGGACCCTTACAGGGCTTAACAtgcaatttagaattttcatcGATATCACTAAAATAAACCCATAACAATCAGTGGTGTGTACCATCTTCTTGATATTTTGTATGAATTTTGGCTGGTAAAGgacaactttttttcttgGTGTCTTTACCCTTTAACCCCTTTTGGTACTAagccgatttttttttgtaaaacattaataattgagAACTTTCAATGTTCATGAAGGTCCAAGGCATACTTCGCTTCTCAGAGCCTTCATGACTTTTATGCTTCCAAGTGTAAAGCAACAACTCTTTCCTTGACGACTTGACTTTTACCATTCTTTGCGGTACGACTCTGGCTTTTCTTGTGGTTGATTCttacttgaaaattatgttctgCACGCCCAGGTTTTTATTGGCTTCAAAACTACGTTTTCCAAAATACAAAGAACCCTTATAGCATTCAATAATGTATACAATAAGTCATTAGCGCATCGTATTGTTGCGAGACCCagcaattttgtaaaattatttctttacagCCTAAGGGAAGAGGGTTTTATATAGAGAATTATAGAATATTATGGTGAAAGCAAtttaggttagtttaggttcCTTGCAGttacgaaaataattaatgtaatGTTTCTTGGAACAGTtgtgaaaataattcaattcagataatttgaaaataagaatTACTAGATTACTAAAACGATTATCTCTAGTTTTGAAGTAAATGAGGTCAGGCCACTGCACATTACCTGGAggtttgaaaataattcatgCCAGGGTATTTAGAGttacaaaaataaaccaaCACTGGTAGTGTtctatgaaaaacaaaatttaaaatatacagtgtgtcaatttgaaaaggAATCCATCATCGATATTTCGgtgattatagaaaatatgtaaatatgcaaaaacacgtcgattttattttcaagcgGGATATTCTTTAAGTCGGgtttctattaaattgcatgTACCCTTTAGCGGGGGTAGAAACAAccaataaaatcttaaatggagaGAGGGGTGGAGTTATacttcatttgaaaggtctttcgattACCAtcttaaatatatatatttttttcattgagaggttttcgaaaaatcacgTCTAAACCTTAGCTTCAGGATCAATTgtattataaacaaatt
This genomic interval carries:
- the UK114 gene encoding rutC family protein UK114 — its product is MLGRRFQRKIWQKAYYFRFHSFASTPRKMISTRKIVNNNNAPRPIAPYNQAVILDSTVYVSGCLGLDKDTMKLVSGDVCAETRQALRNLGQILQAAESSFDRVIKSTIFMRDINDFVAINEVYKEFFRNAYPARSAIQVAKLPMDARVEIEVVAAVGEVKTVEAKL